The Kosmotoga olearia TBF 19.5.1 sequence CTCAATCTTTCCATAACCAAAACGGTTCAACCCAAGCGCAGTAGCTGGAACGGAACACACGGGTTTGATAGCTTCTTCAACGCTGAGACCCTTTTGCAGCAGCTCTTTGAATACTCTTAAAAGTCCATCAACCGGTGCTGCGGTGATTTCAATAAGTTTGCCATCTTCGTCAAATTTGGGAAGGCTTCCGAGACCATCGGAAGAAACACTTATCCGATTGAGATTTCCAAGCTCTGCCCTTAAATTCATGATAATGCTTGACGTATTTTTTCCAGCTGTCAGATCTATGAATCCGTCATTTTCCTTGACCCATTTGATTCCTTCTTCAAGGAGTTTATCGTTTCTTGAAATGTGAGTTGGTATGAAGTGTTTTGGAGGTAGTGAACCGTTTTCGACCGCCTTGAACAGTGGTTTCATCCTTTCGGGCGCGTTTCCCATATGGCAAACGACTATTCCTTTTTTACCAGCAAGCATAGCGGCCACTCTCGTATCCATCGCCAAGCGCTGGAGTTCCGCTCCAGAGATATTGCTTCCCCTGTGATCAGAAACCGCTACTTCACCCACACCTATGACTTCGGGTATTAGTACGATGTCTTTAGCAAGGTCACCAGTAATGGTCTTGATTGGGTATCTATATGAACCTGTGAGCACCCATGCACCAAGTCCCCATTCTCTGAAAGCCCTCGCTTTGGCAAGAAGCGAAATGTGATCTCTGGTTATGCTATCAGTACCTAACATTCCAACAACTGCCGTAGTGCCACAGCAGGCAAATTCCTCAGGAGTTCCCTCTCGTGTCCGGGTGCTGAACCCTCCTTCTCCACCTCCACCAATGAGATGAACATGACCATCCACAAAACCAGGCACAGCAAAATGCCTCTTTGAATCAAAATAAAGTGTCTTAAGTTTGTCGATGCCGTCAATTGAAATTTTGTCTGCTATCGCTTCTACTCTGGTCCCACATATCAAAATATCTTTGATTCCTATATATTGAGAAGAATACACTGGCAAATCCTTGAGTAACAACATTTCCATCACTCTCCCAAGTTTTGAAAATTCCCAATTTACTCAAGTTTATCATTTGTCCATCGGTTGAATGGTATGAAAGTGAATCCAAATAAGGGTTATCAAGTAGTTTGCGAACGGGTGAAACCAGTAAATTAAAGCTTACGCAACAAAAGATGTTACAAAAACTTCTAATCGTTCGTAATAAGCTGGAAGAATTTTAAAAGGAATTTTTGAAAAATGATGAAATATGAGATTATATGGTTGTCCGTATTCTATGAATTAAGAGGCAATCGGTAATTTGTTTAGACAAAGGTATGAAAAATCCTGTCCTTACAACATGCAATTTATTTAGCTTCACATATTTACATTTCCAAATATGCATCATTTCATCAAAAACTATTGATTTTTTATAATTTAGCCTTTGAAAAACCGTGAATATACATTACAACGGGGGTGGGGAATTTGATACCTGAAATAACACTTGATATGGTCAGGGTTACTGAGGCTGCCGCTCTGATGGCCAGTTTGTACCTTGGCCGGGGCAACAAAGAAATGGTGGATCAGTATGCGGTTGATGCGATGAGAGGTATCCTCGATCTTATCGACATGCGGGGGACTGTTGTTATTGGTGAAGGCGAAAAAGACAACGCTCCAATGCTTTATCCTGGCGAAAAAGTTGGTAAATGGGGTGATGACGACCCGGAAGTTCTTATAGCGGTTGATCCAATCGACGGTACCAGGCTGGTTGCAGGCGGTCGACCAAATGCAATAAGCGTCATTGCGGCAACGGAAAATGGTGAAATTGCTCCTCTTCCAACCCATTATGTGGATAAACTTGCGGTTGGCAAAGAACTTGCAGGGCATCTCGATATTGAAGCAACTCCCAGAGAAAACCTCAGGATCGCTGCGGCAATACTCGGAGTCAAGGTTTCTGAACTTACGGTTGCTGTGCTTGATAGGGAAAGAAACGCTGAACTCATCGAAGCTATTAGGAGTGTCGGTGCGAGAATTAAACTGATTGATGATGGCGATATAGCAGGAGCAATTTCCACAGCGCTTCCTGAAAGTGGAATAGATATTTACATGGGCGTCGGTGGTTCCCCCGAAGGTGTTTTAGCAGCAGCGGCACTACAGTGTCTTGGGGGAGAAATCCAGGTCAAATGCTGGGCAAGAAATGATGAAGAAATCAAAAAAGTCGAGAAGGCAGGTTTTGATATCAACAAAACATACAGAACCAGAGACCTGATAAACGGTTCCGAGGTTATCTTTTCCGCAACCGGCGTTACCGATGGCTCATTCTTGAAAGGGGTTCGCTTTCACCAGAACCAGGCTGTCACAGATTCAATAGTGATGAGATCCAGCACCAGAACAATCAGAAGAATCATTGCTTACCACGACCTTGAATTCAAAACCATCACGACAAAAACAGAGGGTGAAAAGAAACTCATAAACGGCGCCAATTGGTTCTAAAACAGATATTTACTATCTATATGGAGATACAAAATGCCGTCAAATACACTTTAACAGCTGTTGTAATCTTCTCCGGTGGTTTACAAAATTAAATGCTACATGGTATAATGTAAACCAAGGAGGTGGAGGAAAACATGAGTATCGGAAGCAGAATCAAACAAGCTCGGATAAGAAATAATATGAGTCTAAGAAAACTATCAGAAAAAGTCGGTGTTTCTGCAATGGCCATTTCGAAATATGAAAGAGATGAAGATGTACCAAGTTCAAAAGTGCTCATAAGATTATCAAAAGCCCTCAATGTCAAGGTTGAGTATTTTTTCAGACCAGACCTATTTCCAATAGAGTCACTCTCACAAGTATCTTATAGAAAACATTCCAAATTGGGTAAAAAAATACTGAATGCAATCAAAGAATCTATTAAAGAATGGCTTGAAAGATATATTGAAATTGAAACCATTGTATATGGATCCCCTTGTGTTTTCAAAATACCGAAAATAGACCTCGTGGTTAATGAATACTCAGATATTGAAAAAATAGCACTTGACCTGAGAAATAACTGGGAACTTGGTATGGATCCCATTGACAACATAACTTTAACGTTAGAGGACAAAAATATAAAAATACTTATACTCGACACCGTTGACAGATTTGACGCCTGTACCTTCTGGGTAAACAAAGATATTCCCGTGATAGTAATAAAAAGCAACATCTCGAAAGAAAGACAACGTTTCAACCTTGCACATGAACTAGGACACTTATTATTGAAGATTAATGAAAACCTGGACGAAGAAAAAGTAGCTCACAGATTTGCCGGGGCATTTCTGATTCCTAAAGATACTTTTATTTCGGAAATCGGCCCAAAAAGAAAACGAATTGGTATAGAAGAATTGAGAATATTAAAACAAAAATATGGAATCAGCATGCAATCAATTGTAAAACGCGCAAGAGACTTGAATGTTATTAGTCAAAACACTTATAAGCAGATCTTTATTCAATTTAGAACTATGGGCATAAGCAAGGACGAACCCGGAGATACTGAGATAATGGAAACTTCGTCGCGCTTTGAACAACTCGTTTTAAAAGCATTAAGTGAGGAACTGATATCCCAAATGAAAGCAGCTGAGTTACTTGGAGTATCGCTGCAACAGCTACAAAAGGAGCTGTTCAATGAAACAAAAGAACTCTGCTGAAGCAACAGTAGTTATAACAGATGCCAATATATTAATAGATCTAAAAAATGCAAATTTAGTCGGTGCCTTGCTAAGAACCGAATGGCGAGTCATAACAACAGACTTCGTTTTCGAAGAATTGAATCCTTCAACAATAGCCGTAGATTCTTTTGGAATAGAAGTGATAAATCTCTCTGGGATTGAAATAGCTGAGATATTTGAAATCAGGCAAAATCACAATAGATTATCGATACCAGATATATCTGCACTTATACTGGCCGAGAAAATAGATGGCATTCTTTTAACAGGAGATAAAAGATTAAAATCACTCTGTCTCAAAAGAAATAAAATCGGTGTTCATGGTGTGTTATGGATATTGGATCAACTTGTCAATTTGAAAATAATAGACTCCAATCACGCTATTAAAGCAATTTTCAAAATGAAATTCAAAGGAGCAAGGTTACCAGAAAAGGAATGTCAGGAACTTATTTCAAAATGGAAGGAACTTTGAACGATTAAAGTTGTGGTTCATATGATAAAACAAATCAACACGGCAAAAATCAAAAGGATAATTAAAGTGATCGTTGCTTTTTCTCTGGTAATGATAGGCTTCGCATGGAACTGGGCAGTTGTTTTCTTTGCCCTTCTCGTTCTGAATATAAAAACTTTATATCGTGCCCTGCTGGGGAAACTGCCCCTGGACGTTCCGGATGAGTCATTCTTTGGCCCTGAAAGCCACATTTACAAACGCGAAGGTAATGCAAACCTAAAACTCGATATCTTCTATCCAAAAGAAGGGCTTACGGTGTCGGAAAATTACCCTGTTGTCTTTTTCGCTCACGGTGGAGGCTGGATAAGTGGCTCCAGGCGACAGGCTAACAATATCTCGTGGTGCAGGTACCTGGCATCAAAAGGCTTTGCGGTTGTAAACATTGACTATCGTTTTGGTTATCTCTCCCAAATAGACGATATTCTCAGAGATTACGCGGACGCTTTGGATTTCATCAGGAAACAGGCAGAAGAATTCAAAATCGATTCTTCCAGAATAGCGTTGATGGGACTTTCAGCTGGCGGTCACCTCTCTCTATTTCATGCCACCTACAATTCCTATTGGAAAAAAGTTGAAAATATGGAAGGCATTAAATGTGTGGTAGCATGGTACGCACCCTCAGACTTGATGGATCTATGGGACGACGACGTGGAATCACTCTTTGCTCGTTTTGCCGTTGCCGCCACACTGAAAGGGCTACCAACAAAGAAAAAAGAGAACTACATTCACTACTCTCCCATAAACTGGGTTTCAGAAAGGATGGTCCCCACTTTCCTCGTTCACGGCAGTGCTGATAAAGTTGTTCCGGTTAAGTCGTCCATCAAACTCTTCAAAAGACTAATGGAGTTTAACGTTCCATCAGTCTTGAAGATTTATAATGGAGCGGACCATGCCTTTGAGTTTGAGCTTAAAACACCTAAAACAATACGTTTTATAGAAGAAACGGTTGAATTTATACGTTCACACGTTTAGCGTTCTAAAAAGGGGAGGATAGCATGAACCCCACCTTTGATTACGAGAAAAGAAAAATAGATTTTTCCAGCGGCTATATATTCAAAGGTAAGCACTACAGGTGTTCCATAATCAAATATCCCTCTTTCTACGAACATGCCGCTAAAGGGACCGAAATGGTAGAAATCTACCACTTTACGCCAAAGGAAAAACCTGCGGGTTCTATTCTCATTCTTCATGGGTTAGGATCAAGAAACATCCCATTCCTGTTCTGGATGGGAAGCCATTTAGCGAGTGCAGGCCTTCAGTCTTCTGTCATGATCCTGCCCGGCAATTACACCAGAACGGCAGATCATTCAGTGAGTGGAAAAGACTTTTTCTCTACAGACTTAAACCGGCTCATTTCCTTCTGGGAACACGCCGTTGTGGATACAAGAACTACTCTCGACCTGCTCGAACAGGAAGGTGTCTGGCTCGATAATAATTGTGTGCTTGGTTATTGTCTTGGTGGAATGGTTTCAATTATTGTCAATGCCCTTGAGCAAGACAGGATAAAACAGGCAATCCTCATGACTGTTGGTGGCAACATGGCAAGAATTCTGTGGGAATCACCAACCCTGATATTTGCCAGGCGCAAATTTAAAAGCGGAGAGGGAAAAACGGGTTTTTTGAACGACAGAGAGAGACTCATAAGAACTTTCAATGATGATATAAAAAGGTTAAAAAGCTTCTCGAGTGTTCATGATCTCCTGAACTCAGATGTTCACCCTTTGTTCAAAGTTGATCCACTGGCCTACGCTCCCTTTATCCCCGCAGACAAAGTCACCATGATCGAGGCCTTTTTCGACAGAACTCTGCCTAAACAAAGCCGGAAGCTCCTCTGGAAGTTGCTCGGCAAACCCAAAAGATATATCGTTCCAATGGGACATGTTTCCTGGCTTCCTTTTGAATATGCCCTGGGAAAATTCGTTTTAAAGAAAATGGGGATTAAAGAAGCCAAAAAGAGAATGCGCTTGCTCGAATCCACAAAAGTGGAAGAACCAATTGATGACGAGAGTATCAAATGAGATAATAAAACGAGAGCCGAGAGTCCGAGAAAACGAGTGACAAGACTATCTGATCCATGAAGATTCTGGATGAAGGAGCGAATGTGATTATCGGTCATCATCCCCATGTTCTGCAGGACTTTGAGTGCTACACAACAGCTGATGGCAGAAAAGGCATCGTTTTCTACTCACTAGGAAACTGGACGACTGCCATGAACCCGGTTTACACAAAGACAACTTCGGTTGTTAAACTATTACTGAGTGAAGAGGAAGAACCACTTGTGGTAAAACCAGGAACTTTAAGGTTCCAAAAGATGTCTAAGCTTTGAATCCATCATTAGTAGTATTTCCGTTAGGGTACAGCATGCTGTACCCTGGTAAAGTCATCCGGGGAGGTGCCCAAATGAAGAAAGTATGTGTTATTTCGATTTTTATTCTGCTTGTTGGAATGCTTTTTGCTCAAACGGATATATCCAATATAACCCTTATGCCTGTTAAGAACGTTTTTGATAACATTCCTTTCAAACCTTTCGGTACGAGAACCACCAATGTTCAGATATTGAACCTAACCGTTCCCGAGTCGAATTCTTATGTGTTCATAATAGAAGGCTGGTGGTTTATCGGAATCTCAGACGTTAAAACCAAATATACTGAAATCAAGATTCAGGGGCCGGGATTCTTTGTGAAAAAAACTTTACCCCTTGTTAAAAGCACTTTCTATCTATCTCTAGAACCACAACTGTTGATTCTACCCAAAACAGCGGAGAAAATCGAAGTTCTTGGTATTGAAGTAGAAATCTTTGATGTTGTGAAAGTTAAGCTACCCTTTAAAACAGTGAAACTTTCTGTCCAGAATATTCGTGAGCCCGGGATATTTCCAGCACACTTTTTAGAAAATGAGCTCTCTCTTACCAATGAAATCAAAAAGGATGAAGACGTTTACCTGGTTGTTTCCGCCGGTGAAATGCCCACAGGTGGTTACTCTCTCAAAATAGAAAGTGTAGAACGATACGAAAATAAAATAGTGGTTACCGCCACCCTCAAAGCGCCGCCAAAAGGGGCTTTCACAACGCAGGTGCTAACCTACCCGACGCAAATCATAAAACTTTCCGGGATAGCCCCCGGATATTATAAGGTGATCTTACGATTGAAAACCATCAAAGACGGTGATGTTACCCTGCAATCCTTCGAGACAGAACTTAAGTACCACTGACGCGGTTTCTGCGGGCAAAAAACTCTAAGCAAACTCTAAGCATTGTCTAAGATTGCTTTAAGTTTCACCTCCTATCATAGAATCGAAGCTTGGTAATCCTAAATCTGGAGGTGAAAGGTATGAAGAAAGGAATTCTTATTACAACGTTGGTAGCGGTTCTTATCGTAAGTGCAAGTATCTTTGCGTTTGGTGGCAGATGGAGTCAAACGGATCAGGCATCTAATGTTCCCGGAGCAGGTTACGCGTACAGAACCACTCAGGATGATTTTCAGCCCCTACACCAGTACTGTGACGGAACCTGTTTGGACGGTGAAGAGATTACTATCGAAGGAACCATCGTTGACACCACATTTGATTCCACAATGAAGATCATCGTCGAAACCGAAGACGGAGGCACCTACGAAGTTCACACCGGTCCCATCTGGTTATACGACGGTATCGAACTCAAAGTAGGAGCAACTGTCAGTATCGAAGGAAGACTGGTTACGACTGATTCTGGAAGTTATGTCGTAGTGAATGTTATAGACGTAGATGGAAACAAAGTAGTCATTAGAGACGAAGACGGATTCATTAACTGGGCACGAGGCAGAATGAATGACAATGCCCCCATGGGAAGATTTGGAACAGCCCGAACAGCTCCAGGCAGAGCAAGAGGTTCCTTTGGAAAGGCAGCACCCCGCGGCGGTTTCAGAATGAACATGGACACCCAGAACAACTTTGGCCCTGGATACTGCTGGAGATAATTTTAAATCCGAATAACGAAAACGGGAGCATTAGCTCCCGTTTTTTATTTGTGCAATTCCACCGATCAAAAAATTCTGAGGAATTGTCTAATTTCTTTTTAAGATTTACCTCCTATCATAGAGTCGAAGGTTAGCATCAATAACATCATTATGGAGGTGAAAAGTATGAAAAAGGGTATTCTTATCACAACGTTAGTAGCTGTTCTTATTTTGAGTGTAAGCATATTTGCTGAACCACTGCATCAGTATTGCGATGCTGATTGCACCTGTACCAGCAGCGAGGAGATAACCATCGAAGGAACCATTGTTGAAATTAACTTTGACAGTACCACAGTAATAGTTGTGGAAGCTGAAGATGGAAGTATTTACGAAATTCACACCGGTCCAATCTGGTCATATGACGGTGTCGAGTTAGAAATTGGAGTAACCGTCAGCATCGAAGGAAAACTTGTTGTTGGCGATTCAGAAAGCTACGTAGTATTGAACAGCATAAATGTTGGTGGAACCGAAGTAGTTCTCAGGGATGAAGACGGAACCGTTGTCTGGGCACAGAAACGAATGGCAGGTAACGCCCCCATGGAAAACATTGGAACCGCACAGGCCAACGTTCAGAGCAGAAATACGGTAAGAACGAGAAGTTATTTTGGAAAGTTAGGTTCTGACAATGGATTCGGAACACCTGAAAATGTCCAGAACGAATTTGGTCCCAAAAACTGCCGTAAATAAGTAACTCAATAATTCTCAGCAGTCAAAGCGGGAGCTAATGCTCCCGCTTTTTATTTGGTAATTCTTGACAAACTAGTTGATTAGTGTTCTAATAAAGTAGAACACTACAACACTTGGAGGAGGTACTTCCAATGAACGAACGTTACTCTACGATTCTAAAAATAGCATTGGCAGCAGCTCTGGGGTTGCTAGCAATAGTTGTACCGGTATTCACATTCAAACTACTTCTCGCAACAGTTGGTATCATAATCTTTGCAATAAGCCTGAAAAAATTCAAAACACTTTTTATTACCCTCACGATTATCCTGATTGTGATACCTTTAGTCGTAATCGCAGGAATCAAAGGGCTTACGAACCTAGATTTTTCTTTTCTCAACAACTTATACAGTCAGGGTTTTTTAAAAAACCTGTCCCGTTTTGAAAATTATGACTACGATTACAACCCTGATCTGAAAAACTCAACCAAATATAATGAAATATTGGAACCAGAAATCTTCATTGATGATGCTTCTGATTTAGTTATTAGTAGTGTGGGAGTCATAATAGAAGCCGATCCACGAAGTGACAAAATTCTAATACCTGACGACTTGGAATACTATTACGACAACAACAATGTGCTTCACATAAACATGCCAAAAAGCTGGAAAAACAAAACGGCAAGAATCGTGTTAGGCACCAAAAACTTCCACTCTTCAATCAAAATAAACGCGGTTGCGGTAGAAATCCCGGATGGACTTAAAACAGACACCCTACAAATTGAAGGTGAGGCTATAAAAATCGATGGTTATATAAACGCCGAAAATGTCATTTTACAGGGAGTAGCCTGCAGCATTGCAGGGGATATAAAAAGCAAGACCCTTAGATTAAATGGCATGGTAGCTGTATCAATCAAAAACAAGATGGAAGTTGAGTATTTGACCATCAACAACAGCCAGGCTGTAAATATCAAAACGAGCCTACGTGGAACCTCAAAAATTATTATCAACTCCACAAGCATGAACGCAAAAATAACCTACATGGACACCTGGGAAGGCAAGCGATTTATCAATGCTGACAGCCTTGCGGGTAATATCAAGCTGTATATCCCGCGCAATAACAACGGAAACCTGGATATAAACACAAGTGGAATTATAAATGTTTCAAAATCCTATTATTGAAAGAAGCGTGGTAACATGCTACGAAAGGTTGACAAACATTCCGGCGTCCCGGCATATATTCAAATCATGAATGACATCAAAAAAGAGATATTGTTGGGACGACTGAAAGACGGTGACCGTCTTCCCCCTGTAAGAAAAATGGCTGATATTTTTGGAGTAAATACAAATACAGTGCTTCACTCACTGGAACGCTTACAATTTGAAGGTTTGCTTGAAGCGGAACATGGGGTTGGATATTTTGTGAAAGTTACAAATGAAGTTGGAAAAGAAGCTATTGAGATCATAGAAAGAATGGTAGCAGAACTGAAGGAAAAAGGTATAGATCTCGAGATGGCAAAAGTACTTCTGGAGGAGGTTTGGAAAAATGCTTAAAAAAATAGAAGCCTATTTTATGAAAGAAATGAGCGAAAAAGC is a genomic window containing:
- the iadA gene encoding beta-aspartyl-peptidase, translating into MLLLKDLPVYSSQYIGIKDILICGTRVEAIADKISIDGIDKLKTLYFDSKRHFAVPGFVDGHVHLIGGGGEGGFSTRTREGTPEEFACCGTTAVVGMLGTDSITRDHISLLAKARAFREWGLGAWVLTGSYRYPIKTITGDLAKDIVLIPEVIGVGEVAVSDHRGSNISGAELQRLAMDTRVAAMLAGKKGIVVCHMGNAPERMKPLFKAVENGSLPPKHFIPTHISRNDKLLEEGIKWVKENDGFIDLTAGKNTSSIIMNLRAELGNLNRISVSSDGLGSLPKFDEDGKLIEITAAPVDGLLRVFKELLQKGLSVEEAIKPVCSVPATALGLNRFGYGKIEKGYSASLLVFNTENLNLELVLANGKIVVQKGTLADQR
- the glpX gene encoding class II fructose-bisphosphatase, producing MIPEITLDMVRVTEAAALMASLYLGRGNKEMVDQYAVDAMRGILDLIDMRGTVVIGEGEKDNAPMLYPGEKVGKWGDDDPEVLIAVDPIDGTRLVAGGRPNAISVIAATENGEIAPLPTHYVDKLAVGKELAGHLDIEATPRENLRIAAAILGVKVSELTVAVLDRERNAELIEAIRSVGARIKLIDDGDIAGAISTALPESGIDIYMGVGGSPEGVLAAAALQCLGGEIQVKCWARNDEEIKKVEKAGFDINKTYRTRDLINGSEVIFSATGVTDGSFLKGVRFHQNQAVTDSIVMRSSTRTIRRIIAYHDLEFKTITTKTEGEKKLINGANWF
- a CDS encoding helix-turn-helix domain-containing protein; the encoded protein is MSIGSRIKQARIRNNMSLRKLSEKVGVSAMAISKYERDEDVPSSKVLIRLSKALNVKVEYFFRPDLFPIESLSQVSYRKHSKLGKKILNAIKESIKEWLERYIEIETIVYGSPCVFKIPKIDLVVNEYSDIEKIALDLRNNWELGMDPIDNITLTLEDKNIKILILDTVDRFDACTFWVNKDIPVIVIKSNISKERQRFNLAHELGHLLLKINENLDEEKVAHRFAGAFLIPKDTFISEIGPKRKRIGIEELRILKQKYGISMQSIVKRARDLNVISQNTYKQIFIQFRTMGISKDEPGDTEIMETSSRFEQLVLKALSEELISQMKAAELLGVSLQQLQKELFNETKELC
- a CDS encoding DUF3368 domain-containing protein, which produces MKQKNSAEATVVITDANILIDLKNANLVGALLRTEWRVITTDFVFEELNPSTIAVDSFGIEVINLSGIEIAEIFEIRQNHNRLSIPDISALILAEKIDGILLTGDKRLKSLCLKRNKIGVHGVLWILDQLVNLKIIDSNHAIKAIFKMKFKGARLPEKECQELISKWKEL
- a CDS encoding alpha/beta hydrolase — translated: MIKQINTAKIKRIIKVIVAFSLVMIGFAWNWAVVFFALLVLNIKTLYRALLGKLPLDVPDESFFGPESHIYKREGNANLKLDIFYPKEGLTVSENYPVVFFAHGGGWISGSRRQANNISWCRYLASKGFAVVNIDYRFGYLSQIDDILRDYADALDFIRKQAEEFKIDSSRIALMGLSAGGHLSLFHATYNSYWKKVENMEGIKCVVAWYAPSDLMDLWDDDVESLFARFAVAATLKGLPTKKKENYIHYSPINWVSERMVPTFLVHGSADKVVPVKSSIKLFKRLMEFNVPSVLKIYNGADHAFEFELKTPKTIRFIEETVEFIRSHV
- a CDS encoding alpha/beta hydrolase, coding for MNPTFDYEKRKIDFSSGYIFKGKHYRCSIIKYPSFYEHAAKGTEMVEIYHFTPKEKPAGSILILHGLGSRNIPFLFWMGSHLASAGLQSSVMILPGNYTRTADHSVSGKDFFSTDLNRLISFWEHAVVDTRTTLDLLEQEGVWLDNNCVLGYCLGGMVSIIVNALEQDRIKQAILMTVGGNMARILWESPTLIFARRKFKSGEGKTGFLNDRERLIRTFNDDIKRLKSFSSVHDLLNSDVHPLFKVDPLAYAPFIPADKVTMIEAFFDRTLPKQSRKLLWKLLGKPKRYIVPMGHVSWLPFEYALGKFVLKKMGIKEAKKRMRLLESTKVEEPIDDESIK
- a CDS encoding CapA family protein; translated protein: MKILDEGANVIIGHHPHVLQDFECYTTADGRKGIVFYSLGNWTTAMNPVYTKTTSVVKLLLSEEEEPLVVKPGTLRFQKMSKL
- a CDS encoding protease complex subunit PrcB family protein encodes the protein MKKVCVISIFILLVGMLFAQTDISNITLMPVKNVFDNIPFKPFGTRTTNVQILNLTVPESNSYVFIIEGWWFIGISDVKTKYTEIKIQGPGFFVKKTLPLVKSTFYLSLEPQLLILPKTAEKIEVLGIEVEIFDVVKVKLPFKTVKLSVQNIREPGIFPAHFLENELSLTNEIKKDEDVYLVVSAGEMPTGGYSLKIESVERYENKIVVTATLKAPPKGAFTTQVLTYPTQIIKLSGIAPGYYKVILRLKTIKDGDVTLQSFETELKYH
- a CDS encoding GntR family transcriptional regulator — its product is MLRKVDKHSGVPAYIQIMNDIKKEILLGRLKDGDRLPPVRKMADIFGVNTNTVLHSLERLQFEGLLEAEHGVGYFVKVTNEVGKEAIEIIERMVAELKEKGIDLEMAKVLLEEVWKNA